One part of the Marichromatium purpuratum 984 genome encodes these proteins:
- the gluQRS gene encoding tRNA glutamyl-Q(34) synthetase GluQRS codes for MHFGSLVTAVASHADARAHGGEWLVRIEDLDRPREVAGAARAILDTLAAFGMRHDGPVCYQHDRLTAYDAALARLAARGLTYPCGCSRAEIAHRAARGDEGPIYPGTCRAGLPPGRAPRTIRMRTDSIPVEFDDRVFGPCTQNLEQAVGDFVLHRADAIHAYQLAVVVDDAWQGIDQVVRGADLLDSTPRQIWLQRALNLPQPRYAHVPLVLDPEGRKLSKRLAAAPVDPADPLPALHRAWAFLGQPPPPPHCTLQRFWEHATAHWRIERVPQTRRAPLPADQ; via the coding sequence CTGCACTTCGGCTCGTTGGTCACTGCGGTGGCCAGCCATGCCGATGCGCGCGCCCATGGCGGCGAGTGGCTGGTGCGTATCGAAGACCTCGACCGCCCGCGCGAGGTCGCGGGGGCGGCTCGCGCCATCCTCGACACCCTCGCCGCCTTCGGCATGCGCCACGACGGACCGGTGTGCTACCAGCACGACCGGCTCACCGCCTATGACGCCGCACTCGCCCGGCTCGCCGCACGCGGACTCACCTACCCCTGCGGCTGCAGTCGCGCCGAGATCGCCCACCGCGCCGCGCGCGGCGACGAAGGACCGATCTATCCCGGCACCTGTCGCGCCGGGCTGCCGCCCGGGCGCGCGCCGCGCACCATCCGCATGCGCACCGACAGCATCCCCGTCGAGTTCGACGACCGGGTGTTCGGCCCGTGCACGCAGAATCTCGAACAGGCGGTCGGCGACTTCGTGCTGCATCGTGCCGATGCCATCCACGCCTACCAGCTCGCGGTGGTGGTCGACGACGCTTGGCAGGGCATCGATCAGGTGGTGCGCGGCGCCGACCTGCTCGACTCTACCCCACGCCAGATCTGGCTGCAGCGCGCTCTGAACCTGCCCCAGCCGCGCTACGCCCATGTCCCGCTGGTGCTCGACCCCGAGGGGCGCAAGCTCAGCAAGCGTCTCGCCGCCGCCCCGGTCGATCCCGCAGACCCATTACCAGCACTGCACCGCGCCTGGGCCTTCCTCGGTCAGCCGCCCCCGCCGCCGCACTGTACCCTGCAGCGCTTCTGGGAACACGCCACCGCGCACTGGCGCATCGAACGCGTCCCGCAGACGCGCCGCGCGCCGCTGCCAGCGGATCAGTGA
- the pyrF gene encoding orotidine-5'-phosphate decarboxylase, giving the protein MTQSTRIIVALDFPAREPALALVDQLDPARCRLKVGKELFTRLGPDFVATLQARGFEVFLDLKFHDIPNTVAAACAAAADLGVWMVNVHVTGGRRMIETTRERLDALPKAPLLIGVTVLTSLDGDDLAEVGCPGEPAERVLALAELGREAGLDGIVCSPREAAAVRAALGEDFVLVTPGVRPSWAATGDQKRVMTPREAVAAGSDHLVIGRPIAAAPDPLAALAEIERELAG; this is encoded by the coding sequence GTGACCCAGTCGACACGCATCATCGTGGCCCTCGATTTCCCCGCCCGCGAGCCGGCGCTCGCCCTGGTCGATCAGCTCGACCCGGCACGCTGTCGCCTCAAGGTCGGCAAGGAGCTGTTCACCCGGCTCGGGCCGGACTTCGTCGCCACCCTGCAGGCGCGCGGCTTCGAGGTCTTCCTCGACCTCAAGTTCCACGACATCCCCAACACCGTCGCCGCGGCCTGTGCCGCGGCGGCCGATCTCGGGGTGTGGATGGTCAACGTCCATGTCACCGGCGGGCGGCGGATGATCGAGACCACCCGCGAGCGGCTCGATGCCCTGCCCAAGGCGCCGCTGCTGATCGGGGTGACCGTGCTCACCAGCCTCGACGGTGACGATCTGGCCGAGGTCGGCTGTCCGGGCGAACCGGCCGAGCGGGTGCTCGCGCTCGCCGAACTCGGCCGCGAGGCCGGGCTCGACGGCATCGTCTGCTCGCCGCGCGAGGCCGCGGCGGTGCGGGCCGCCCTCGGCGAGGATTTCGTGCTGGTCACCCCGGGTGTGCGCCCGAGCTGGGCGGCGACGGGGGATCAGAAACGGGTGATGACCCCGCGCGAGGCGGTTGCCGCCGGCTCCGATCATTTGGTGATCGGTCGTCCGATCGCCGCCGCGCCCGATCCGCTGGCCGCGCTGGCCGAGATCGAGCGCGAACTCGCGGGCTGA
- a CDS encoding HAD-IA family hydrolase, translated as MYPFEAIIWDVDGTLADTERDGHRRAFNAAFAEAGLDWCWDVATYGELLEVTGGRERIAAFIAARRPALPPGVESEALAARLHRAKSRHYARLLAAGAIGLRPGVLRLLRAARTAGIRLAIATTSTPENVHALLAHVGESGLAEWFEVIAAGDMVAHKKPAPDVYLLALERLGLGAAACVVVEDSTPGLRAARAAGLETVVVTVNDYTRGQAFADAALVVDGLGEPGTPVSVLHGQLEGRSHVDLATLADLVRARHPESS; from the coding sequence ATGTATCCCTTTGAGGCGATCATCTGGGATGTCGACGGCACCCTCGCCGATACCGAGCGTGACGGCCATCGTCGCGCCTTCAACGCGGCCTTTGCCGAGGCCGGCCTGGACTGGTGCTGGGATGTTGCTACCTATGGCGAGCTGCTCGAGGTGACCGGTGGGCGCGAGCGCATCGCCGCCTTCATCGCCGCGCGCCGCCCGGCGTTGCCGCCCGGTGTCGAGTCCGAGGCGCTCGCCGCGCGCCTGCACCGGGCCAAATCACGCCACTATGCGCGGTTGCTCGCGGCTGGCGCGATCGGGTTGCGACCAGGCGTGCTGCGACTGTTGCGCGCGGCGCGCACGGCGGGTATCCGTCTGGCGATCGCCACCACCTCGACACCGGAGAACGTGCACGCATTGCTCGCGCATGTCGGCGAGTCGGGGCTGGCCGAGTGGTTCGAGGTGATCGCCGCCGGGGACATGGTGGCGCACAAGAAGCCGGCGCCGGATGTCTACCTGCTGGCGCTCGAGCGCCTCGGGCTCGGCGCCGCCGCTTGCGTGGTGGTGGAGGACTCGACACCGGGTCTGCGGGCGGCCCGCGCCGCCGGACTCGAGACGGTGGTGGTCACCGTCAATGACTATACGCGTGGGCAGGCATTCGCAGACGCCGCCCTGGTGGTCGACGGGCTCGGCGAGCCCGGGACGCCCGTCAGCGTGCTGCATGGACAGCTCGAGGGACGCTCCCATGTCGATCTTGCGACGCTCGCGGACCTTGTACGCGCGCGCCATCCTGAAAGCTCATAG
- a CDS encoding aminotransferase class I/II-fold pyridoxal phosphate-dependent enzyme — translation MQSTEQPRLAPRARAVEPFHVMRLLERAKTLEAEGRSIIHLEVGEPDFPTPEPILAAARAALEDGAVHYTPAAGLPQLRERLSRYYAERYGASVEADRILITPGASGAIQLVFQALLEPGDEVLICDPSYPCYRQVLRLLGVEPRAVAVDADDDFQLSAARAEAAWSPRVRALIVASPANPSGTLLGREQLAELHALCRARGAALIVDEIYQGLVYDAPDHSALELAEDVYVINSFSKYFGMTGWRLGWLAAPQAAVEVMERMAQNLFIAPNTPAQHAALAAFAPATLEILERRRACFRERRDALLDGLRRLGFGIDGEPKGAFYLYARLPDWVGVDSMQFATTMLEEVGVAATPGHDFGCHGAERHVRFAYTCDLPVIDEALGRIDRFLVQCRSR, via the coding sequence ATGCAATCCACAGAACAACCCAGACTGGCACCGCGCGCACGCGCGGTCGAACCCTTCCATGTGATGCGCCTGCTCGAGCGGGCCAAGACCCTGGAGGCCGAGGGGCGCTCGATCATCCATCTCGAGGTCGGCGAGCCCGACTTCCCGACCCCCGAGCCGATCCTCGCCGCGGCACGCGCCGCGCTGGAGGACGGCGCCGTGCACTACACCCCCGCCGCGGGCCTGCCGCAGTTGCGCGAGCGCCTGTCGCGCTATTACGCCGAGCGTTACGGTGCCAGCGTCGAGGCCGACCGCATCCTGATTACGCCGGGGGCCTCGGGTGCGATCCAGCTGGTGTTCCAGGCGCTGCTCGAGCCGGGTGACGAGGTGCTGATCTGCGATCCCTCCTACCCTTGCTATCGCCAGGTGCTGCGGTTGCTCGGGGTGGAGCCGCGTGCGGTGGCGGTCGATGCCGACGACGACTTCCAGCTCAGTGCGGCGCGCGCCGAGGCGGCCTGGTCGCCACGGGTGCGCGCGCTGATCGTCGCCTCGCCGGCCAATCCGAGCGGCACCCTGCTCGGGCGCGAGCAGCTCGCCGAGCTGCATGCGCTCTGCCGCGCCAGGGGGGCGGCGCTGATCGTCGACGAGATCTATCAGGGGCTGGTCTACGATGCCCCGGATCATAGTGCGCTCGAGCTGGCCGAGGATGTCTATGTCATCAACAGCTTTTCCAAATATTTCGGTATGACCGGCTGGCGACTCGGCTGGTTGGCCGCGCCGCAGGCGGCGGTCGAGGTGATGGAGCGGATGGCGCAGAACCTGTTCATCGCCCCCAACACCCCGGCACAGCATGCCGCGCTCGCTGCCTTCGCGCCTGCCACCCTGGAGATCCTCGAACGGCGGCGCGCCTGTTTCCGCGAGCGTCGCGACGCCCTGCTCGATGGCTTGCGTCGACTCGGCTTCGGTATCGACGGTGAGCCCAAGGGGGCTTTCTATCTCTATGCCCGGCTGCCCGACTGGGTGGGGGTGGACTCGATGCAGTTCGCCACCACCATGTTGGAGGAGGTCGGGGTGGCCGCGACTCCGGGGCACGACTTCGGTTGTCATGGCGCCGAACGTCACGTGCGTTTCGCCTACACCTGCGATCTGCCGGTGATCGACGAGGCGCTGGGGCGTATCGACCGCTTCCTCGTCCAATGCCGGTCGCGTTGA
- the lapB gene encoding lipopolysaccharide assembly protein LapB, whose product MIEILFLLLPVAAASGWWLARHERPAPRRSRRAAHPSFLRGLNYLLDEQPDKALDMFIELAEVDDETVETHLALGSLFRRRGEVDRAIRIHQNLMARPSLDAEQRGYALLELGQDYMSAGLLDRAELLFQELAGLGLHRQRALAGLREIYQQERDWERCLEVAEQLRPGGESVLDAEIAHYHCELAEEARRRGEHERVRAQLARALQIDPECVRASMLEARVALEEGEPQRALALFRGLVERHGAYLPEILPALIEALERVPGEDPLAVLEGLAARHPSPALVVTLAERVAAERGRAEALDLLCAHLRRFADLVGLERLLALELTELPDAADVHRLERALAVIRHLAARQPAYQCDHCGFQARSLHWQCPSCKRWGSVVPVQPEPLVIDAGLDGPRLA is encoded by the coding sequence GTGATCGAGATCCTGTTCCTGCTGCTGCCGGTTGCGGCGGCCTCCGGTTGGTGGCTGGCGCGACACGAGCGTCCCGCGCCCCGGCGGTCTCGCCGCGCGGCCCATCCGAGCTTCCTGCGCGGACTCAACTATCTGCTCGACGAGCAGCCCGACAAGGCGCTCGACATGTTCATCGAGCTCGCCGAGGTCGACGACGAGACCGTCGAGACCCATCTCGCCCTCGGCAGCCTGTTCCGTCGCCGTGGCGAGGTCGACCGCGCGATCCGCATCCACCAGAACCTGATGGCGCGTCCCAGCCTCGATGCCGAGCAGCGCGGCTATGCCCTGCTCGAGCTGGGCCAGGACTACATGAGCGCCGGGCTGCTCGATCGCGCCGAGCTGCTGTTCCAGGAGCTCGCCGGGCTCGGTCTGCACCGTCAGCGCGCGCTCGCCGGGCTGCGCGAGATCTATCAGCAGGAGCGTGACTGGGAGCGCTGTCTGGAGGTCGCCGAGCAGCTGCGTCCCGGCGGCGAGTCGGTGCTCGACGCCGAGATCGCCCACTATCACTGCGAGCTGGCCGAGGAGGCGCGCCGTCGCGGCGAGCACGAGCGCGTTCGCGCGCAGCTCGCGCGGGCGTTGCAGATCGACCCCGAATGCGTGCGCGCCAGCATGCTCGAGGCCCGGGTGGCGCTCGAGGAGGGCGAGCCTCAGCGGGCGCTGGCGCTGTTTCGCGGGCTGGTCGAACGCCACGGCGCCTATCTGCCGGAGATCCTGCCGGCGCTGATCGAGGCGCTCGAGCGTGTCCCCGGGGAGGACCCGCTGGCGGTGCTCGAGGGGCTGGCGGCGCGTCATCCCAGTCCGGCGTTGGTGGTGACGCTGGCCGAGCGGGTCGCCGCCGAGCGCGGTCGCGCCGAGGCGCTCGACCTGCTCTGCGCGCACCTGCGTCGGTTCGCCGACCTGGTGGGGCTCGAGCGCCTGCTCGCGCTCGAGCTGACGGAGCTGCCGGACGCCGCCGATGTCCATCGGCTCGAGCGCGCGCTGGCGGTGATCCGCCATCTGGCCGCGCGCCAGCCGGCCTATCAATGCGATCATTGCGGCTTCCAGGCGCGCTCACTGCACTGGCAGTGCCCGAGCTGCAAACGCTGGGGCTCGGTGGTGCCGGTACAGCCCGAGCCGCTGGTGATCGACGCCGGGCTCGACGGCCCGCGCCTGGCCTAG
- the ubiG gene encoding bifunctional 2-polyprenyl-6-hydroxyphenol methylase/3-demethylubiquinol 3-O-methyltransferase UbiG: protein MPTAHLTAPSVDPEEVAYYERLAHRWWDAEGPFWPLHRLNAFRVGYLRERLAAVFGRDARDTRPFAGLRVLDIGCGGGILSESMVALGAEVTGIDITEKTLRVARMHAEAGGLAVDYRLASAAEMREAGATFDVVLNMEVLEHVEHLPDFLADSAELVRPGGVMLVSTINRTPIAWLMAIIGAEYVLRWLPRGTHRYRKLVRPDEVRGGLGEGFDLLHRTGVRVNPFNRAFSFTGWMGVNYMMLFQRG, encoded by the coding sequence ATGCCTACCGCCCATCTCACCGCTCCGAGCGTCGATCCCGAGGAGGTCGCCTATTACGAGCGGCTGGCGCATCGCTGGTGGGATGCCGAGGGCCCCTTCTGGCCGTTGCACCGGCTCAATGCCTTCCGGGTCGGCTATCTCCGTGAGCGCCTGGCTGCGGTGTTCGGGCGTGATGCGCGGGACACGCGTCCGTTCGCCGGGCTGCGGGTGCTCGATATCGGTTGTGGCGGCGGTATCCTCAGCGAATCCATGGTGGCGCTCGGCGCCGAGGTCACCGGGATCGACATCACCGAGAAGACCCTGAGGGTCGCGCGCATGCATGCCGAGGCGGGCGGACTCGCCGTCGACTATCGGCTGGCGAGTGCCGCCGAGATGCGCGAGGCCGGCGCGACCTTCGACGTGGTCCTCAACATGGAGGTGCTCGAGCACGTCGAGCACCTCCCCGACTTCCTCGCCGACAGTGCCGAGCTGGTGCGCCCCGGCGGGGTGATGCTGGTCTCGACCATCAATCGCACCCCGATCGCCTGGCTGATGGCGATCATCGGCGCCGAGTACGTGTTGCGCTGGCTGCCGCGCGGTACCCACCGCTATCGCAAGCTGGTGCGTCCCGACGAGGTGCGCGGCGGACTCGGCGAGGGCTTCGACCTGCTGCACCGGACCGGTGTGCGGGTCAACCCCTTCAATCGCGCCTTCTCCTTCACCGGCTGGATGGGCGTCAACTACATGATGCTGTTTCAGCGCGGCTGA
- the galU gene encoding UTP--glucose-1-phosphate uridylyltransferase GalU: MAKIHKAVFPVAGRGTRFLPATKASPKEMLPIVDKPLIQYAAEEAEAAGVEQLVFITGRHKRSIEDHFDKAFELEVELAEAGKDKLLKVVRNVLAEGTSCAYVRQAEALGLGHAVLCAKPVVGREPFAVLLADDLIRAEGKGVVEQMAEVHARHGCSVLSVQEVPREETHKYGIVKVEPGPDGELRVVSIVEKPAPEDAPSNLAVVGRYLLTPAIFDKLENTGTGAGGEIQLTDAISALLADEPVIAHPFEGKRYDCGSKLGYLEATVELGLDHPELGERFATYLRDFIAQQ, encoded by the coding sequence ATGGCGAAGATTCACAAGGCAGTCTTTCCGGTGGCCGGTCGCGGTACCCGCTTCCTGCCGGCGACCAAAGCCAGTCCCAAGGAGATGCTGCCGATCGTGGACAAGCCGCTGATCCAGTACGCCGCCGAGGAGGCCGAGGCCGCCGGAGTGGAACAGTTGGTGTTCATCACCGGACGTCACAAACGCTCGATCGAGGATCACTTTGACAAGGCCTTCGAGCTGGAAGTGGAGTTGGCCGAGGCGGGCAAGGACAAGCTGCTCAAGGTGGTGCGCAACGTGCTCGCCGAAGGCACCTCCTGTGCCTACGTGCGTCAGGCCGAGGCCCTGGGGTTGGGCCATGCAGTGCTCTGTGCCAAGCCGGTGGTCGGCCGCGAACCCTTCGCGGTGCTGCTCGCCGACGACCTGATCCGCGCCGAGGGCAAGGGCGTGGTCGAGCAGATGGCCGAGGTCCACGCGCGCCATGGCTGCAGCGTGCTCAGCGTCCAGGAGGTGCCGCGCGAGGAGACGCACAAGTACGGTATCGTCAAGGTCGAGCCCGGCCCCGATGGCGAGCTGCGAGTGGTCTCGATCGTCGAGAAACCGGCGCCCGAGGACGCGCCCTCGAACCTCGCCGTGGTCGGGCGTTACCTGCTCACCCCGGCGATCTTCGACAAGCTCGAGAACACCGGAACCGGCGCCGGCGGTGAAATCCAGCTCACCGACGCGATCTCGGCATTGCTCGCCGACGAGCCGGTGATCGCTCACCCCTTCGAGGGCAAGCGCTACGACTGCGGCAGCAAGCTCGGCTATCTGGAGGCGACGGTGGAACTCGGTCTCGACCACCCCGAACTCGGCGAGCGTTTTGCCACCTATCTGCGCGATTTCATCGCGCAGCAGTAG
- the dksA gene encoding RNA polymerase-binding protein DksA encodes MAEARAQDAKAFGFEPYEAASDEDYMSPEQEAHFRAILQAWKRSLMEEVDRTVHHMQDEATNFPDPNDRATQESEFSLELRTRDRERKLIKKIDEALDRLDEHEYGYCDACGVEIGIRRLEARPTATLCIDCKTLDEIRERQRG; translated from the coding sequence ATGGCCGAAGCAAGAGCACAAGACGCCAAGGCGTTCGGTTTCGAACCTTATGAAGCCGCGAGCGACGAGGACTACATGAGCCCCGAGCAGGAGGCGCACTTTCGCGCCATCCTCCAGGCCTGGAAACGGTCGCTGATGGAAGAGGTCGACCGCACCGTGCATCACATGCAGGACGAGGCGACCAACTTCCCCGACCCCAACGATCGCGCCACCCAGGAGTCGGAGTTCAGCCTCGAGCTGCGTACCCGCGATCGCGAGCGCAAGCTGATCAAGAAGATCGACGAGGCACTCGATCGTCTTGACGAGCATGAATACGGCTACTGCGACGCTTGCGGCGTCGAGATCGGCATCCGCCGGCTCGAGGCCCGGCCGACGGCCACGCTCTGCATCGACTGCAAGACGCTCGACGAGATCCGCGAGCGTCAGCGCGGCTGA
- a CDS encoding SDR family oxidoreductase codes for MIREPDQQLVLITGATGNLGRATAAAFARRGARLALLARDREALERTRDELGTGITVECLACDLLAPDALGAELARLVERHGRLDTLANLAGGFAMGTPLHQTSDADWDRMLDINVRTLLHGARAAVPHLIAGGGGAMVNVSARAARPAGAYMGPYSAAKSAVIALTETLSAELRDQGINVNCILPGTVDTPENRAAMPDQDPGDWVEPAAIAEVIVFLASPAARAVTGAAIPVYGRS; via the coding sequence ATGATCCGCGAACCCGACCAGCAACTGGTCCTCATCACCGGCGCCACCGGCAACCTCGGCCGCGCCACCGCCGCCGCCTTCGCCCGACGTGGCGCCCGGCTGGCATTGCTCGCGCGCGACCGCGAGGCGCTCGAACGCACACGCGACGAACTCGGCACCGGGATCACCGTCGAGTGCCTCGCCTGCGACCTGCTCGCCCCCGACGCGCTCGGCGCCGAGCTTGCCCGGCTGGTCGAACGCCACGGCCGACTCGACACCCTGGCCAACCTCGCCGGCGGCTTCGCCATGGGCACGCCGCTGCACCAGACCAGTGACGCCGACTGGGACCGGATGCTCGACATCAACGTCCGCACCCTGCTGCACGGCGCGCGCGCCGCCGTGCCTCACCTGATCGCCGGCGGCGGCGGCGCCATGGTCAATGTCTCGGCCCGCGCCGCCCGCCCCGCCGGCGCCTACATGGGCCCCTACAGCGCCGCCAAGTCGGCGGTGATCGCACTCACCGAGACCCTCTCGGCCGAGCTGCGCGACCAAGGCATCAACGTCAACTGCATCCTCCCCGGCACCGTCGACACCCCGGAGAACCGCGCCGCCATGCCCGACCAGGACCCCGGCGACTGGGTCGAGCCGGCCGCGATCGCCGAGGTCATCGTCTTCCTCGCCTCCCCCGCCGCACGCGCCGTCACCGGCGCGGCGATCCCGGTCTACGGGCGGAGTTAG
- the zapE gene encoding cell division protein ZapE has translation MTASSPSFADRSSFQPRDPAQREAHARLLALHQALEQAPAPGRGLFGRVRRRLGGEVTPVRGLYFWGGVGRGKTHLMDWFVEGLELPGKRRMHFHHFMREVHGHLARLPRQTDPLDRVAELMCRDLRVLCLDEFLVTDITDAMLLYGLLKAMFARGVTLVTTSNTPPDDLYRNGLQRQSFLPAIDLINRHTDVFELDGGQDYRLQTLMREGVYVLAGEDGDARLAIDFDELSGGHRVAASWLEVNGRTIEARALGSNVAWFDFDALCATPRSTADYIEIARDYLTVLISGVPQLGPGCDAAARRFLHLVDELYDRRVKLVLSVDVPLDQLYAGGMTDFAHARLLSRLQEMQSVEYLAAATAAESEPDSVAA, from the coding sequence TTGACCGCTTCATCCCCATCCTTCGCCGATCGATCCAGTTTCCAACCTCGCGACCCGGCGCAGCGTGAGGCGCATGCGCGCCTGCTCGCGCTGCACCAGGCGCTCGAGCAGGCGCCGGCGCCCGGGCGAGGGTTGTTCGGTCGGGTGCGTCGTCGTCTCGGTGGCGAGGTGACGCCGGTACGCGGGCTCTATTTCTGGGGTGGCGTGGGGCGCGGCAAGACCCACCTGATGGACTGGTTCGTCGAGGGGCTGGAGCTGCCGGGCAAGCGGCGCATGCACTTCCATCACTTCATGCGCGAGGTGCACGGCCATCTGGCGCGGCTACCGCGCCAGACCGATCCGCTCGACCGGGTCGCGGAGCTGATGTGTCGCGATCTGCGGGTGCTCTGTCTCGACGAGTTCCTGGTCACCGATATCACCGACGCCATGCTGCTCTACGGTCTGCTTAAGGCGATGTTCGCCCGTGGCGTGACCCTGGTGACCACCTCCAACACTCCGCCCGACGACCTCTATCGCAATGGTCTGCAGCGCCAGTCCTTCCTTCCGGCGATCGATCTGATCAATCGTCATACCGATGTCTTCGAACTCGACGGTGGCCAGGACTACCGGTTGCAGACGCTGATGCGCGAGGGCGTCTATGTGCTCGCCGGCGAGGACGGCGATGCGCGGCTGGCGATCGACTTCGACGAACTTAGCGGCGGGCACCGGGTCGCCGCCTCCTGGCTCGAGGTCAATGGCCGGACGATCGAGGCGCGCGCGCTCGGCAGCAACGTCGCCTGGTTCGACTTCGACGCGCTCTGTGCCACCCCGCGCTCCACCGCCGACTACATCGAGATCGCTCGCGACTACCTCACCGTGCTGATCTCCGGGGTGCCGCAGCTCGGTCCCGGCTGCGACGCCGCGGCGCGGCGTTTCCTGCACCTGGTCGACGAACTCTACGATCGCCGGGTCAAGCTGGTGCTGTCGGTCGACGTGCCGCTCGACCAACTCTATGCCGGCGGCATGACCGACTTCGCCCACGCCCGCCTGCTCAGCCGCCTGCAGGAGATGCAGTCGGTCGAGTACCTGGCCGCCGCGACCGCCGCCGAGTCCGAACCGGACAGCGTCGCGGCCTGA